A stretch of the Cottoperca gobio chromosome 2, fCotGob3.1, whole genome shotgun sequence genome encodes the following:
- the LOC115018011 gene encoding L-threonine 3-dehydrogenase, mitochondrial-like, which translates to MMLVMQLLRGAVKHAGSSPQCSVERLISAVRGISSSSQRLSDLGGTHPPSSTDSDRPKVLITGGLGQLGVGLAKLLRRRFGKNNVILSDIRKPPNHVYHNGPFIFSDILDYKNLREIVVNNNISWLVHYSAVLSAVGENNVALAKEVNITGLHNILDIATEHGLRVFVPSTIGAFGPSSPRDPTPELCVQRPRTIYGVSKVHAELMGEYYNHRYGLDFRCLRYPGIISADSQPGGGTTDYAVQIFHAAVKTGCFECNLRSDTQLPMMYIDDCLRATLEFMEAPADTLVSRTYNINSMSFTPQELIQEIQKVLPDLKVTYNVDPVRQAIADGWPMALEDSAARRDWGWKHECDLSELVHSMLTRITLGNQLAQAY; encoded by the exons ATGATGCTGGTGATGCAGTTGCTGAGGGGTGCAGTGAAGCATGCTGGGAGCAGTCCCCAGTGCAGTGTTGAGAGATTGATCTCAGCAGTACGTGGCATCAGCTCATCCTCACAAAGGTTATCAGATTTGGGGGGAACTCATCCTCCATCCTCCACTGATAGTGACCGCCCCAAAGTCCTCATCACGG GAGGGCTTGGACAGCTCGGGGTGGGGCTCGCCAAACTGCTGAG GAGACGATTTGGAAAAAACAATGTGATCTTGTCCGACATTAGGAAACCCCCCAACCATGTCTACCATAATG GTCCATTCATCTTCTCAGACATCCTGGACTATAAGAACCTCAGGGAGATTGTGGTGAACAACAACATCAGCTGGCTGGTTCACTACTCGGCTGTGCTGTCTGCTGTGGGAGAGAACAACGTCGCACTGGCCAAAGAGGTCAACATCACGG GTCTCCATAACATATTAGATATAGCAACCGAACATGGTCTGCGTGTGTTTGTCCCCAGCACGATCGGTGCCTTCGGTCCATCCTCGCCCAGGGACCCCACCcctgagctgtgtgtgcagagacCGCGCACCATCTACGGCGTCTCCAAGGTCCACGCAGAGCTGATGGGTGAG tACTACAACCACAGGTATGGGCTGGACTTCCGCTGTCTCAGGTATCCGGGCATCATCTCCGCTGACTCCCAGCCTGGAGGAGGAACTACAG ACTATGCTGTCCAGATCTTCCATGCCGCTGTGAAAACTGGTTGTTTTGAGTGCAACCTGCGCAGTGACACGCAGCTCCCGATGATGTACATTG ATGACTGTCTCAGGGCTACTCTCGAGTTCATGGAGGCTCCGGCAGACACGCTGGTCAGCCGCACCTACAATATCAACTCTATGAGCTTTACACCACAAGAACTCATCCAGGAAATACAGAAGGTCCTGCCTGACCTCAAGGTCACCTACAATGTGGATCCTGTCCGGCAGGCTATAG CGGACGGCTGGCCAATGGCATTAGAGGACAGCGCGGCGCGGCGGGACTGGGGCTGGAAGCACGAGTGTGACCTCTCAGAGTTGGTGCACTCCATGCTGACTCGCATCACTCTGGGCAACCAGCTCGCACAAGCCTACTGA
- the c2h8orf74 gene encoding uncharacterized protein C8orf74 homolog — protein MDSLTESEIAQIVRHQRDAGVQRLSGHFSWPEFCDERRCCHQEFVYDVAMFAAARGFPWLNVIQTAVIAKGIFPQLDVLDVPKLLSLLRDALSECLPNLTSVHRHEFTRFLIHTCFSWVRLFQAAVGGAANTSIAQLHLEVQLPPYTLSSSTGHRAA, from the exons ATGGATTCTTTAACGGAGAGTGAAATAGCGCAGATAGTGAGACACCAG agagatgCTGGTGTGCAGAGGCTGAGCGGTCACTTCTCATGGCCTGAGTTCTGCGATGAACGTCGGTGCTGCCATCAGGAGTTTGTGTATGATGTAGCTATGTTTGCTGCGGCCCGTGGCTTCCCCTGGCTTAACGTGATCCAGACAGCTGTGATCGCCAAAGGCATCTTCCCACAGCTGGACG ttCTCGATGTTCCCAAACTCCTGTCCTTGCTGAGAGATGCGCTGTCTGAGTGTTTGCCTAACCTTACCTCTGTCCACCGACACGAGTTCACCCGGTTCCTCATACACACCTGCTTCTCCTGGGTGAGGCTTTTCCAGGCGGCAGTGGGTGGAGCTGCTAACACGTCCATCGCTCAGCTACACTTGGAGGTGCAGTTGCCGCCCTACACCCTGTCCTCTAGCACAG GGCATAGAGCTGCATGA
- the rp1l1a gene encoding LOW QUALITY PROTEIN: retinitis pigmentosa 1-like 1 protein (The sequence of the model RefSeq protein was modified relative to this genomic sequence to represent the inferred CDS: deleted 1 base in 1 codon): MWDPQPLSKHASPLPPRPPSNSRPAHVTTATPAKRITFYKSGDSQFGGVKMAIHKRSFKCFDALLDDLSQKVPLPFGVRTVTTPRGIHAIKHLEQLQDGGCYLCSDRRQAKPVNMELAGKRPSVWYHHSRRPQRPESSSATPPGHFSYRQRRILLLKNSEPGMRRTVVLSRRSTRSLGAFLDDVSEVMQFHVRKLYTAEGRRIDSVQSLMTCPGVLVCVGREAFSPMLVNFIRKSSEEKFPGLGSRTPGNGARSPATQGARSPPHGAQSRSSEYSEVHESKKNVNFGLETKKSIIHPRSDSSNRSNRFSLSSEKSYGNGVGAYSQGRSAIMNDDIEKRVLVNKDGSLSVEMRVRFRLHNDETLQWSTQMKKSPSLTNECCPLNQAQPHYLQQGQSESCSDPDSTSYEREGANYSSQPRMEGNQCPCCYQRQEQQYDLWENPAHCHKHPPVPPPHTSSHTHTITRHTHSSSSSSSCNSRRVVRCRAQVGGCSETGQMLQEEMFVTEQVERRVEVEQDGDTHVEVCRVSRGCSHSEVVAIDTNVQPLSRKSVEEVLMEEERPLSAISSSSHVLQSLKEDQDDDLPPSVSQCCNSIEPSPTSTSQTLDDKPARFVISAGSVHSTEHKEDREERGSRAASAASSCHCGAATAEAEDRAPSSMSKMSSGSRKAKIPNSEEEMAADDENDERISSSLSGISLQSKASSVCSNCGGCKPGVNSDSYSRASKRSHHSHRASPTPPSSRENTNTGSDGDGSEGSAGSTKSNRTNLTNNSRYSAISNIRDGRESSATSNHKAAGKEEERTTSATSHRSYRSHKSGCNGSTCVAAGKEKERSPSAMSAQSNMSAKSHNSNCTAKEENTRARSSLSDKSGASAKTSASVKMRTDTAVEEEEDTNKRTPSVLSVKSSKAQRPDSVLSAKSNVSAKSGTSHRSTCSHCARPVSAGAKDAEPEATGEEEGIEAEERAASAMSAKSNLSDKSNKSRKSSKAPERSLSPRSGTGEDEEERAASQVSVKSNVSVKSSKSCKANGKERVESPSSEEKEKENVKDDQQRPESVISAKSASPAMADRTSSAMSRESHTSAKSSKSQKSNRAAASLNPNEADIPIETNGKEEQNENQERVASSMSVKSKSSARSRTSNKPSKNLKPVSPSPNVVTIKTPEGLDEEGNDTTERAPSAASAKSGTSNVSTKSNHNRTAVIEPADENVVEKDVPRSKSQGQMLSPRTHSRKAASPRSPHVLPGLGVGETRGPSALSVHSTKSAKSGKSKCGCGDASALEKAKKEQEEEKNEEDEEMKSEEASERAASISSTKRQRRESGGTEQTLSRNSFGSVSLGLPEDQEAADSDSDKSSVSFVINTEKKGREKTATPQGTGSIVSQKSTRKCPHHRLAVDIPTINTPGGSEVKDEEGGEQTTERGASALSAKSSSRSHKSSCNCGVKEAVKGAVNDLEMDASDNRTSSAMSSASAKVRSISPARAKKARDSGDNDTENQATSRPASKAKGEEGIADNKEASVHSKSAFCLRPESAVSALSGSKVKASKESRGDGSVKAHKAKSSGSVKSSNSQKTNVKAPSPCLSHSSKPCSIVETHSKSTLSHSLSAADLLKETMAAARPHSRHTKESKASERCLEMSPACLPNASPNEVVSDWLRSMPNSMLLIEPNDEEGEQDEVVEKKTGEDEESPEEEKGGDEEEKVEAEEKEEEAAESADPAPGDAVEASSRVLSGDTLPRSLNSSAAVMKVLLSSSLGRCQSLPEVSPVYGRRLSTSARGLLDCLAQLQLIEPAVSPGHDQQKDANRRYEDIMVILQSLWLTEQAKDVGKEQVTPPRSSSGLGMSSGSGGSGKENVNQGEDETKQNKTKETALHEEEGAEKVVKEEGNAEAAPEETGVAEEPVQSEEHITVPPCLDSPKTSENPSSTDKSSANDSSKSPTDNERDTLEDSSSGTPPTVVRAPLSKRLSQDPDPVWVLHLLKKVEKQFMNHYITAMAEFKVRWDLDDSLILDTMIGELRDEVSRRIQGSIQREVKKIQSRAGRGERSPRPPQRGNLSRESTMTERRRRILKVMKIQSVKTDPESQSDGELGEFSDQRSEEEYCPCDACVRKKMAERPLKENLGTEAPVIMEFDLLKILQLKKSPLPLCAVVPQTAEEEGDSEVAADEGRSLEVVQEEEEEEDETQEDIVANIVLEETIPEEVEEEDEVGEKEQGRNSKGGK; the protein is encoded by the exons ATGTGGGACCCCCAGCCCCTGTCTAAACATGCCTCACCCCTCCCCCCGCGGCCCCCCTCCAACTCACGCCCCGCCCATGTGACCACAGCTACCCCAGCAAAGCGGATCACCTTCTACAAAAGCGGCGACAGCCAGTTCGGGGGCGTCAAGATGGCCATCCACAAGCGCAGCTTCAAATGCTTCGACGCCCTGCTGGACGACCTTTCCCAAAAA GTGCCCCTGCCATTTGGCGTGCGGACTGTGACCACTCCCCGCGGCATCCACGCCATCAAACACCTGGAGCAGCTCCAGGACGGCGGCTGCTACCTCTGCTCTGACCGACGCCAGGCTAAGCCAGTCAACATGGAGCTGGCCGGCAAACGCCCGAGCGTCTGGTACCATCACAGCCGGAGGCCCCAGCGGCCCGAATCCTCGTCCGCAACACCGCCCGGCCATTTCTCTTACAGGCAGCGACGGATCCTGCTGTTGAAGAACAGCGAGCCGGGGATGAGGAGGACCGTGGTGCTGAGCAGGAGGTCCACCAGGAGCCTCGGGGCCTTTCTTGATGATGTGTCCGAGGTGATGCAGTTTCATGTCCGCAAGCTCTACACCGCTGAGGGACGCAGA ATTGACAGCGTGCAAAGCCTCATGACTTGTCctggtgtgttggtgtgtgtcgGCCGGGAAGCCTTCAGCCCAATGCTGGTAAACTTTATCCGGAAGAGCTCAGAAGAAAAATTTCCTGGTCTGGGCAGCAGGACTCCTGGAAACGGGGCCCGATCTCCTGCTACTCAAGGAGCAAGATCCCCGCCTCATGGAGCTCAGTCCAGATCCAGCGAGTACAGTGAAGTGCATGAAAGCAAGAAAAATG TTAACTTTGGTCTGGAAACCAAAAAAAGCATCATCCATCCTCGTTCAGATTCTTCAAACCGCTCCAACCGTTTCTCCTTGTCTTCAGAGAAGTCATACGGCAATGGTGTCGGCGCCTACTCCCAGGGCCGATCGGCTATTATGAACGACGACATTGAAAAGCGCGTCCTGGTTAATAAAGATGGCAGCCTCTCAGTGGAGATGAGGGTGCGCTTTCGTCTACACAATGACGAGACCCTCCAGTGGTCCACGCAAATGAAAAAGTCCCCATCTCTGACCAATGAATGTTGCCCCCTGAACCAGGCCCAGCCCCATTACCTGCAGCAGGGCCAATCAGAGAGCTGCTCTGACCCTGACTCCACATCCTATGAGCGAGAGGGTGCCAATTATTCAAGCCAACCTCGTATGGAGGGGAACCAGTGCCCCTGCTGCTACCAGAGACAGGAACAGCAGTACGACTTGTGGGAAAACCCAGCACACTGCCACAAACATCCCCCTGTCCCTCCCCCGCATACATCCAGCCACACCCACACTATAACGAGACATACACACTCTTCCAGCTCTTCCTCGTCGTGTAATTCCAGGAGGGTGGTGCGCTGTCGAGCACAAGTCGGAGGATGTTCAGAGACGGGGCAAATGCTCCAGGAGGAGATGTTTGTGACGGAGCAGGTTGAGCGCAGAGTGGAGGTGGAGCAAGATGGAGATACCCACGTCGAGGTGTGCAGGGTGAGCCGAGGCTGCAGCCACAGTGAGGTAGTTGCCATTGATACCAATGTGCAACCACTTAGCAGGAAGTCAGTGGAGGAGGTTTTGATGGAGGAAGAGCGTCCGCTGTCTGCAATCAGCAGCTCCTCACATGTCCTTCAATCCCTAAAGGAGGACCAGGATGATGACCTGCCACCCAGCGTCTCACAATGCTGTAATAGCATCGAACCATCTCCAACTTCGACCTCCCAGACTCTGGATGACAAGCCAGCGAGGTTTGTCATCTCGGCCGGGTCCGTCCACTCTACAGAGCACAAGGAGgacagggaagagagagggagcagagcagcttctgcagcctcctcctgtcACTGTGGAGCAGCAACAGCTGAAGCAGAAGATCGAGCTCCCAGCTCCATGTCAAAAATGAGCAGTGGGTCTCGCAAAGCCAAGATCCCAAACTCAGAGGAAGAGATGGCTGCAGATGATGAGAATGACGAGAGGATTTCTAGTAGCTTGTCTGGAATTTCTCTGCAGTCAAAGGCA TCCAGTGTATGTTCTAATTGTGGAGGCTGCAAACCCGGGGTCAACTCCGATTCTTATAGTAGAGCGTCAAAGAGGTCCCATCACTCGCACCGAGCCTCTCCCACGCCTCCCTCCAGCCGAGAAAACACTAATACTGGCAGTGATGGTGACGGCTCAGAAGGTTCAGCTGGGTCCACAAAATCCAACAGGACCAACCTCACCAACAACAGCCGCTACTCTGCAATATCAAACATCCGGGACGGCAGGGAATCTAGTGCCACGTCCAATCATAAGGCTGcagggaaagaggaagaaaggaccACCTCAGCCACAAGCCACAGGTCCTATAGGTCGCACAAGTCTGGCTGTAATGGCAGCACTTGTGTTGCAGcaggaaaagagaaggagagaagccCCAGTGCCATGTCGGCTCAGTCCAACATGTCGGCCAAGTCTCACAACTCCAACTGCACCGCTAAGGAAGAGAACACCAGAGCACGGAGCTCCTTGTCAGACAAATCTGGTGCTTCGGCTAAAACCAGTGCTTCAGTCAAGATGAGAACTGACACagcggtggaggaggaggaggacacaaaCAAAAGAACTCCTAGTGTCCTTTCTGTTAAGTCTAGCAAGGCACAACGACCTGATAGTGTCCTGTCTGCTAAATCAAATGTGTCAGCAAAGTCCGGCACATCTCACAGGTCCACTTGCAGTCACTGCGCAAGACCAGTATCTGCAGGTGCTAAGGACGCTGAACCCGAAGCAAccggagaggaagaaggaattGAGGCAGAAGAGAGAGCAGCAAGTGCAATGTCAGCTAAATCCAATCTTTCTGACAAGTCCAATAAATCCCGTAAATCCAGCAAAGCTCCGGAAAGGTCACTTTCTCCGAGGTCAGGAactggagaagatgaagaagaaaggGCAGCAAGTCAAGTGTCAGTCAAATCTAACGTGTCTGTTAAGTCTTCAAAGTCGTGCAAGGCTAATGGCAAAGAAAGAGTGGAATCTCCAAGCTccgaggaaaaagaaaaagagaatgtAAAAGATGATCAGCAGAGGCCTGAAAGTGTAATATCTGCTAAATCGGCTTCTCCAGCCATGGCAGACAGAACCTCCAGCGCCATGTCGAGGGAATCACACACCTCTGCAAAGTCCTCCAAGTCTCAGAAATCGAACCGAGCCGCAGCATCTCTAAATCCAAATGAAGCTGATATACCTATTGAGACAAATGGGAAAGAGGAGCAAAATGAAAATCAAGAGCGAGTGGCTAGTTCCATGTCAGTGAAGTCCAAATCTTCAGCGAGGTCCCGTACTTCTAACAAACCTAGCAAGAATCTCAAACCTGTGTCACCAAGTCCAAATGTTGTCACCATTAAAACCCCTGAAGGTCTTGATGAGGAAGGAAatgacacaacagagagagcaCCGAGCGCTGCCTCTGCGAAATCAGGAACATCTAACGTTTCGACTAAGTCCAATCATAACAGAACAGCAGTGATAGAACCAGCGGATGAAAATGTTGTGGAAAAAGACGTGCCAAGAAGTAAATCTCAAGGCCAAATGCTCTCACCACGGACCCACTCACGCAAAGCTGCATCCCCCAGAAGTCCCCATGTGTTGCCTGGCCTCGGTGTTGGAGAGACAAGAGGGCCCAGTGCCTTGTCAGTTCACTCCACAAAATCCGCGAAATCAGGCAAATCCAAATGTGGCTGTGGAGATGCTTCAGCACttgaaaaagcaaagaaagaacaggaggaggagaaaaatgaagaggatgaggagatgAAAAGCGAGGAGGCTTCTGAGCGGGCTGCCAGCATCTCGTCTACcaaaaggcagaggagagaatcAGGAGGCACCGAGCAAACCCTGAGTCGAAACTCATTCGGGTCAGTCTCTCTTGGGCTGCCAGAAGACCAAGAAGCAGCTGACTCAGACAGCGACAAGTCCAGTGTTTCTTTTGtaataaacacagagaaaaagggCAGAGAGAAGACGGCAACTCCCCAGGGAACAGGGTCCATTGTGTCTCAAAAGTCCACCCGTAAATGCCCTCACCATCGCCTTGCAGTGGATATCCCTACTATTAATACACCAGGAGGGAGTGAGGTTAAAGATGAAGAAGGTGGAGagcagacaacagagagaggagccaGTGCATTATCGGctaaaagcagcagcaggtctCACAAGTCTTCTTGTAACTGTGGAGTCAAAGAAGCAGTGAAGGGAGCAGTAAATGACCTTGAAATGGACGCCTCCGACAACAGGACATCATCTGCGATGTCATCAGCGAGTGCTAAAGTTCGGAGCATATCCCCTGCCAGAGCTAAAAAAGCCAGAGATTCAGGAGATAATGACACTGAAAATCAGGCCACGAGTAGACCAGCTAGTAAGGCGAAAGGGGAAGAGGGTATCGCAGACAACAAGGAGGCGAGTGTCCACTCCAAGAGCGCCTTTTGCCTCAGGCCTGAGTCTGCAGTTTCTGCTCTCTCTGGGTCAAAAGTAAAAGCCTcaaaggagagcagaggagacggTTCAGTCAAAGCTCACAAGGCCAAATCCAGTGGCAGCGTCAAATCGTCCAATTCTCAAAAGACAAACGTGAAAGCCCCGAGCCCCTGTCTTTCTCACAGCTCCAAGCCATGCAGCATAGTGGAGACGCATAGTAAGAGcactctgtctcactctctgtccgcTGCAGACCTGCTGAAGGAAACTATGGCTGCTGCACGTCCACACAGCCGACACACGAAGGAGAGCAAAGCCAGCGAAAGGTGTCTTGAGATGTCTCCTGCCTGTCTGCCCAACGCTTCCCCCAACGAGGTCGTCAGCGACTGGCTGCGAAGCATGCCTAACAGCATGCTCCTCATTGAGCCGAATGACGAAGAGGGGGAGCAGGACGAGGTGGTGGAAAAGAAAACTGGAGAAGACGAGGAGAGTCctgaagaagagaaaggaggagatgaggaggagaaagttGAGGccgaggagaaagaggaggaagcagcagaGAGTGCAGATCCAGCTCCGGGTGATGCAGTGGAGGCTTCTTCTCGAGTGTTGAGCGGCGACACTCTGCCCCGGAGCTTGAACTCTTCAGCTGCAGTGATGAAAGTTCTCCTGAGCTCCTCTCTGGGTCGATGTCAGAGCCTGCCTGAG GTGTCTCCAGTTTATGGTCGTAGACTGAGCACATCCGCCAGGGGGCTCCTGGACTGTTTGGCCCAGCTCCAGCTCATCGAACCTGCAGTGAGCCCGGGTCATGACCAACAGAAGGACGCAAACCGGCGGTACGAGGACATCATGGTCATCCTTCAGTCCCTCTGGCTCACTGAGCAGGCCAAGGACGTTGGTAAAGAGCAGGTGACTCCACCAAGGTCCTCGTCCGGGCTGGGTATGAGCAGTGGCTCTGGTGGATCAGGGAAGGAGAACGTCAATCAAGGAGAAGATGAAAcgaagcaaaataaaacaaaagagacCGCTCTacatgaggaggagggagcggAGAAGGTTGtaaaagaggaaggaaatgcagaGGCAGCACCAGAGGAGACAGGCGTAGCAGAGGAGCCGGTGCAGAGTGAAGAACATATTACAGTCCCTCCGTGTCTGGACAGCCCAAAAACGTCTGAGAATCCTTCGTCGACGGACAAGAGCTCTGCCAACGACAGCTCCAAGTCTCCCACCGATAATGAACGTGACACGCTGGAGGACTCCAGCTCAGGCACGCCCCCGACTGTCGTGCGAGCACCCTTGTCAAAAAGACTATCCCAAGACCCTGATCCAGTGTGGGTGCTGCACCTGCTGAAGAAGGTGGAGAAACAGTTCATGAACCACTACATTACCGCCATGGCGGAGTTCAAAGTCCGTTGGGACCTGGACGACAGCCTCATCCTGGACACCATGATCGGCGAGCTGAGGGACGAGGTCAGCCGACGGATCCAGGGTAGCATCCAGCGCGAGGTGAAGAAGATTCAAAGCCGTGCCGGCAGAGGGGAGAGGTCGCCCCGGCCACCACAAAGAGGAAACCTCTCCAGGGAGTCCACCATGACGGAGAGGAGGCGTCGAATATTGAAG GTCATGAAGATCCAGTCAGTAAAAACTGACCCAGAGTCCCAGAGCGATGGAGAGTTGGGGGAGTTCAGCGACCAGCGAAGCGAGGAAGAGTACTGCCCCTGTGATGCGTGTGTCCGCAAGAAAATGGCCGAGCGGCCTCTCAAGGAGAACCTGGGAACTGAAGCGCCGGTGATCATGGAGTTCGACCTCCTTAAGATACTGCAGCTGAAGAAGAGCCCGTTGCCTTTGTGTGCAGTTGTGCCACAAACTGCGGAGGAGGAAGGTGACAGCGAGGTCGCAGCAGACGAGGGGAGGAGTTTAGAGGTagtgcaggaggaagaggaggaggaggatgaaactCAGGAGGACATCGTAGCTAACATCGTTTTAGAGGAGACTATCCCAGAGGAAGttgaggaagaagatgaggtGGGAGAAAAGGAGCAGGGAAGAAACTCAAAAGGAGGAAAGTAG